In a single window of the Globicephala melas chromosome 10, mGloMel1.2, whole genome shotgun sequence genome:
- the SLC38A2 gene encoding sodium-coupled neutral amino acid symporter 2 codes for MKKAEMGRFSISPDEDSSSYSSNSDFNYSYPTKQAALKSHYADVDPENQNFLLESNLGKKKYETDFHPGTTSFGMSVFNLSNAIVGSGILGLSYAMANTGIALFIILLTFVSIFSLYSVHLLLKTANEGGSLLYEQLGHKAFGMVGKLAASGSITMQNIGAMSSYLFIVKYELPLVIQALMNIEDTTGLWYLNGDYLVLLVSLVLILPLSLLRNLGYLGYTSGLSLLCMMFFLIVVICKKFQISCPAEVAFLINETVNSTLAQPTAFVPDVAFNMTEGDSCQPHYFIFNSQTVYAVPILTFSFVCHPAVLPIYEELKGRSRRRMMHVSKISFFAMFLMYLLAALFGYLTFYEHVESELLHTYSSIMGADVLLLVVRLAVLVAVTLTVPVVIFPIRSSITHLLCATKDFSWWRHSIITVSILAFTNLLVIFVPTIRDIFGFIGASAAAMLIFILPSAFYIKLVKKEPMKSVQKIGALFFLLSGVVVMTGSMTLIVLDWVHNASGGGH; via the exons ATGAAGAAAGCCGAAATGGGAAGGTTCAGTATTTCCCCAGATGAGGACAGCAGCAGCTACAGTTCCAACAGTGACTTCAACTACTCCTACCCCACCAAACAAGCTGCTCTGAAAAG ccaTTATGCAGATGTAGATCCTGAAAACCAGAACTTTTTACTTGAGTCGAATTTGGGGAAGAAGAAGTATGAAACAGACTtt CATCCAGGTACTACTTCCTTTGGAATGTCAGTATTTAATCTGAGCAATGCGATTGTGGGCAGTGGAATCCTTGGGCTTTCTTATGCCATGGCTAATACTGGAATTGCTCTTTTTAT AATCCTGTTGACATTTGTGTCAATATTTTCCCTGTATTCTGTTCATCTCCTTTTGAAGACTGCCAATGAAGGAG GGTCTTTATTATATGAACAACTGGGACATAAGGCATTTGGAATGGTTGGAAAGCTTGCAGCTTCTGGATCCATTACAATGCAGAACATTGGAg CTATGTCAAGCTACCTCTTCATAGTGAAATATGAGTTACCTTTGGTGATCCAGGCATTAATGAACATTGAAGATACAACTGG ATTGTGGTATCTGAACGGTGACTATTTGGTTCTGTTGGTCTCACTGGTGCTCATTCTTCCCTTGTCCCTGCTGAGGAATTTAG gATATTTGGGGTACACCAGTGGCCTTTCCTTGTTGTGTATGATGTTCTTTCTGATTGTG GTGATTTGCAAGAAATTTCAGATTTCTTGTCCTGCAGAAGTTGCTTTTCTTATTAATGAAACCGTAAACAGCACCTTAGCACAGCCAACAGCTTTTGTACCTGATGTGGCTTTTAATATGACTGAAGGTGATTCTTGCCAACcacattattttatcttcaacTCACAG ACTGTCTATGCTGTGCCAATTCTGACCTTTTCATTTGTCTGTCATCCTGCTGTTCTTCCCATTTATGAAGAGCTTAAAGG CCGCAGCCGTAGAAGAATGATGCACGTgtccaagatttcattttttgctATGTTTCTCATGTACCTGCTTGCTGCCCTCTTTGGATACCTGACGTTTTATG AACACGTTGAGTCAGAATTGCTTCATACCTACTCTTCCATCATGGGAGCTGATGTTCTGCTTCTCGTCGTCCGTTTGGCTGTGTTGGTGGCTGTCACCCTGACAGTACCTGTAGTTATTTTCCCA ATCCGGAGTTCCATAACTCACTTGCTGTGTGCAACCAAAGATTTCAGTTGGTGGCGTCATAGTATCATTACAGTGTCTATCTTGGCATTTACCAATTTACTTGTCATCTTTGTACCAACTATTAGGGATATCTTTGGTTTCATTG GTGCATCTGCAGCTGCtatgttaatttttattcttccatctGCCTTTTATATCAAGTTAGTGAAGAAAGAACCTATGAAGTCTGTACAAAAGATTGGG GCTCTGTTCTTCCTGTTAAGTGGCGTAGTGGTGATGACCGGAAGCATGACCTTGATTGTGTTGGATTGGGTCCACAATGCCTCCGGAGGTGGCCATTAA